The following are from one region of the Onthophagus taurus isolate NC unplaced genomic scaffold, IU_Otau_3.0 ScKx7SY_15, whole genome shotgun sequence genome:
- the LOC111419901 gene encoding acidic phospholipase A2 PA4-like, translating into MAQSICIAFLFVLINFASCKVFFCNEDQTKIIEFAADSPFCKVHTDRNYVNDILSEDEVMFVDDNILDKMEAPCIEKQEYGFIFPGTLWCGQGTKARFFNELGEHREEDKCCREHDNCANSLNAGECRGDVCNDSSYTRSHCDCDLRFQECLKSTQTSAGNVIGSIFFNIVKVSCFTEDNCDNKLGELINFDEQGRKTCPIKFESAPKYRVERLRTLNGRKLNFFERFLRKIRLL; encoded by the exons ATG gctCAAAGTATTTGTATTGCtttcttatttgttttaataaactttgcAAGCTGcaaagttttcttttgcaaTGAAGATCAAACGAAAATTATCGAGTTTGCAGCCGATTCGCCTTTTTGCAAAGTTCACACTGATAG aaattatgTTAATGATATTTTGAGTGAAGATGAAGTGATGTTTGTTGATGATAATATCTTGGATAAAATGGAAGCTCCGTGCATTGAGAAGCAAGAATATGGATTTATATTCCCTGGGACTTTATGGTGTGGACAAG gTACAAAAGCTCGATTTTTCAACGAATTAGGCGAACACAGAGAAGAAGATAAATGTTGTAGGGAACACGATAATTGCGCAAATTCGTTAAACGCCGGGGAATGTAGAGGAGACGTTTGTAATGATTCATCTTACACAag atccCACTGCGATTGTGATTTAAGATTCCAAGAGTGTTTAAAAAGCACTCAAACGAGTGCTGGGAATGTAATTGGAtcgatttttttcaacataGTTAAAGTTAGTTGTTTTACTGAGGATAATTGTGATAATAAATT gggtgaattaattaattttgacgaaCAAGGGAGGAAAACTTGCCCGATCAAGTTTGAATCGGCCCCTAAGTATCGGGTGGAGCGGCTTAGGACGTTAAATgggaggaaattaaattttttcgaacgatttttacgtaaaataaGATTGTTATAa